In Synergistetes bacterium HGW-Synergistetes-1, the genomic window CTTTGCAAGCGCGCTTTCAAGGCTGATCCTGGGACCCGGGATAACAAATCCTGATATTGTACTTCCCACGCTGGTACATAAACTTCTTCCGGTATTCGGTCAGCAGCTTTTTGCCCTCGCGATAGTATCGGCATCTCTCTCCACAGCATCCGCACTTCTGCATATAGCAAGCGGAAGCCTCGGTCGTGACGTATTAAAAAAACATCTGACAGGCTGGTCATGGAGAATAGTAGTCATCTTCTGTACAGCATGCAGCGGCATATTCGCACTAAAAAGCTCCTCGATAATCGCACTTATATGCGCAACAAGCTGGACCATACTGGCTTGTTCGATACTGGTCCCCTATCTTGCGCTTCTGATCCAAGGACCGAAAGCAGGCTCAAAGGCGGCCTTTTCCTCATCAGTTCTCGGCCTGGCTGGGACCTTAGCATGGTATCTGCTGGCCTACAAACCCACATCGATGGGAATAAGCGGGATCTCAGCTCCCGGGATCATAGGGGCGATACACCCCATTCTGCCCGGAGTTGCATCATCTTTTACCGCATTCATTCTCTTTGCAAAAAAAGGAACTTTCACGATGCCCGCACTTTCCGGGTCCGCGGCCGCGTCTGAGGAGGATATGCCCATTAGATAGTGAAGCGGCGATCTTTATCGCCGTGAAGCGATGGTGAAACAGTGGTGAAGCGGTCGTAGGGGCGAGCGGGAAAAACCTCGCGGGAGTCAGTTGCAAATCAGTTGGTAATCAGTTGGAAGGGCAGACAAGCAATTGGCAAGCAGTTGGCCAGCGGTCGTTTTTTTAAAAACATAGCTTAGCAGTCGCTAAGCCGTGGCTGAGCTGTGGCTGAGCCATCGTAGGAGCGGGCGTGGAAAAGTCCGTGGGAGTCAGTTGCAAATCAGTTGGGAATCAGTTGTTAAAGGCAACCGGGAAGATCACCGGCGGGAATCCAGGTTTTGTTTTGCTTCACGCATCTAATCGTCGTCCTCGACTGGGGAATTCCGGGACGACGGATATTTTTAAGGTTCTACGACCGACTCCCAATTGATTCCCAACAGATTTGCAACTTACTCCCCGTGAATGCATTGCTTGTTGTTAAGTCAGCGCTGCTATAAATTCCAATTGCGTTTATAGAGTGTGAAGAAAGGCAGTTACCGCCTCAAGCCCTTCTATCAACACTTCCTTTTTTGGAGCATACCCTATGCGAAAGTGGTTTTCGAACTCGAAGCAGCTTCCGGGGACTACGAAGGCGCCGTTGTATTCGAACATGCGCCTGCAGAATTCTTCTGACTCCATATCATAGTCGTACTTGATCAGCGCTGTCGTTCCCGAGTTCGGGACTGTGAAGCTGAGGCCTTCTGTCTTTTCGACCCAGTCTGTCAGGATTTTTTTGTTCTCCAGAATGATCTTCATGTTACGTTCGAGTATCTTCTTCTTATTTTTGAGGGCTATCAAAGCGAACGCATCGTCGATCATCCCGCAGCTGATTATGTTGTAATCGCGGTGTTTGAAGCATTCTTTTATAAATTCCATATTTGCGGTCACCCATCCAAGCCTCAGGCCTGCAAGCGAGTAAACCTTCGACATGCTGGAGGTGCCGACGCCTTTTTCATATATGTCGGCAATAGAGGGAACAGAGTAGCTTCCTTCGTGCTCAAGTCCACGGTAAACTTCATCGCAGACGACCCATGCCCCAACTTTATCGGCTATTTCAGCGATCTCCTGCATCACCTTTTCACCGAAACAGGCGCCGGTGGGATTGTTCGGGGTGTTGATGACTATTGCCCTGGTATTTGATTTGACAAGGGACCTAAGTTTGTTCATGTCGGGGATGAATCCGTCCTCCGGTTCTGTCCGAAGCCGCCTTACCTTGGCTCCAAGGGATTCCGGAAGGGAGTATAGCTGCTGATATGTGGGATAGACTGCCACCACCTCATCTCCCGGCCTGACCAGGGAGAAGATGGCGAGGAAATTCGCTCCTATCCCGCCGTTTGTTACTATAACGTTATCGATCGTTTTCTTTTTATGGTAGAGCTTGGTTATCTCTTCCCTCAGGTCAACGCTTCCCGGAATTGCTCCGTAGGTAAGCTTAGTCTCCGCAAGCCTTCCAAAGAACTCGTCTCTTTCTATAGAAGCAATATCCAGCAATTCTCCGACTTTCAGGGATTCCACACAAGTCTCCGCGATGTTGTATTTAGCATCATCCTCGTATTTATTCATCCACTCTTCAACTTCAAAAGCCTTGATCTCCACGTCGATTCCCCCCTCTAAATACGGCTTAGCAATAGCTAAGCGTGGCTGAGCAATAGCTGAGCAGTCGTAGGATCTTAAGATCCGCTCCCTCTTTGCCGTCCCCGGACTTTGTCATTTTGTCGTCTCCCTCGAGTGCTCCTGTCGGGGGCCCAGTGGCTTTGTTTTACGCTATTACTGCGTTTGCAAGACCCTAAAACAGAAGACTCTGGATCCCGGCATCTCAAAACGCATTCGAAATGGTTCGAGCACTATGGTTAATTTAAAAAGTTTTCCTAACGGAAAACGGTGCTTTCCCGACAAAGGCATACCGGGAAGACGATGATGAATGAGTCGGGGGACGACGGTGCTTTTGGTTCTGACGACAGCTCAGCAACCGCTCAGCTATTGCCCAGCGATCGCTCAGCCGCCTTTATATATTGAGGAACTATTTTTTCAGGTAGTCTATGACTGACTGAATCGCATTCAGCGCATCCGGGGGAAGCGCGTCCATGCCGCCAAGCTCTGTCTGTCTTGATTTTACAAATTGCATCCTGTCGTTCATCCTGTTTATAAACTGCTGTTTGAAAGTCCAGTTTTTGAAGTCTACATCGAATCCGGGGATGTTAAGAACTTCCATTCCGGGTATCCCGCCAAAGGGCACGAATTTTGCCTTGCCTTCGACGATATCTTCCAATATCTTAAGAGTTGTATTTTTTTCCACCTTCTTGTCAAGGAAAGAACCGGTGTTGAGTATGTAGCAATCGACTCCGTCCTCAAAAAGAGATCTAAATCTTATGTAGTCCATCGCAAGGGGATACGTTCTGAACGGGTTGGCGTAGCTCTCTATTACCAAGGCATCGGGGTCTACTCCAGGAGCGAGCCTCTCCGCGGAAGTCCTTCTTGTTGCAAGTGTGGCACCCATTACCGAGGCAAGTGAGTTTCCGGTTATCTTAAGCACTGGCGGGATCGTGGGATCTTTCATAAGCCAGAAGATAGCATTAAGCGGCTCGTCTATCCTGTCTATCCTGTTTGGCGACCAGAACCTTGATTTCACCGCACGTCCGTTGCCATTCCTTATGTCTTCGCTTACAACGAAAAGCTTGCCTGCTTCGTCAACTACGACTCCGCAATTCTGCAGGGAGAGGAGATACTTATTATCCTCACAACCCATCGGGTAGTCCTGCATCTTGTC contains:
- a CDS encoding aminotransferase, giving the protein MEIKAFEVEEWMNKYEDDAKYNIAETCVESLKVGELLDIASIERDEFFGRLAETKLTYGAIPGSVDLREEITKLYHKKKTIDNVIVTNGGIGANFLAIFSLVRPGDEVVAVYPTYQQLYSLPESLGAKVRRLRTEPEDGFIPDMNKLRSLVKSNTRAIVINTPNNPTGACFGEKVMQEIAEIADKVGAWVVCDEVYRGLEHEGSYSVPSIADIYEKGVGTSSMSKVYSLAGLRLGWVTANMEFIKECFKHRDYNIISCGMIDDAFALIALKNKKKILERNMKIILENKKILTDWVEKTEGLSFTVPNSGTTALIKYDYDMESEEFCRRMFEYNGAFVVPGSCFEFENHFRIGYAPKKEVLIEGLEAVTAFLHTL